A portion of the Pseudomonas protegens CHA0 genome contains these proteins:
- a CDS encoding baseplate J/gp47 family protein, with amino-acid sequence MSMLDLSALPAPQVLETLDFEALYQGKLATFRRYMGDNWTANLESDPVTKQLELSAYGDMLLRARVNDAAKALLLAHAQGTDLDQLAANVNLQRLVIQAGDPQAVPPVAQVKEADDALRERVQLAYEGLTTAGPRNSYILHARNASARVADAEAESPSPACVTVTVMSLEGDGAAAPELLATVAAALNDEDVRPLGDRVTVNSAQILPYRIDAVLHMKGPGPESDAALAEAERKLAAWVNPRRRLGIEVARSAIDAQLHVAGVARVELRGWQDIVPSKAQAAYCTGYSVTLGS; translated from the coding sequence ATGAGCATGCTGGATTTATCCGCACTGCCGGCGCCGCAGGTGCTGGAAACCCTGGATTTTGAAGCGCTGTATCAGGGCAAGCTGGCGACCTTTCGCCGCTATATGGGCGACAACTGGACGGCCAATCTGGAAAGCGATCCGGTCACCAAGCAACTGGAGCTGTCGGCCTACGGCGACATGCTGTTGCGGGCCCGGGTCAACGATGCGGCCAAGGCGCTGCTGCTGGCCCATGCCCAAGGCACGGACCTGGATCAGTTGGCCGCCAACGTCAACCTGCAGCGCCTGGTGATCCAGGCCGGTGACCCGCAAGCGGTACCGCCTGTGGCGCAGGTCAAGGAAGCCGACGACGCACTGCGCGAGCGTGTCCAACTGGCCTATGAAGGCCTGACCACCGCCGGGCCGCGCAACAGCTACATCCTGCATGCCCGCAATGCCTCGGCCCGGGTGGCGGACGCCGAGGCCGAAAGCCCGTCACCGGCCTGCGTCACGGTTACGGTGATGAGCCTGGAAGGTGACGGCGCAGCGGCGCCGGAACTGCTGGCGACGGTCGCCGCGGCCCTCAATGACGAGGACGTGCGACCGCTGGGGGATCGGGTCACGGTGAACAGCGCCCAGATACTGCCGTATCGCATCGACGCGGTGCTGCACATGAAAGGGCCGGGCCCGGAAAGCGATGCCGCCCTGGCAGAGGCCGAGCGCAAGCTGGCCGCCTGGGTCAACCCACGCCGGCGCCTGGGCATCGAGGTGGCGCGTTCAGCCATAGATGCCCAGCTGCATGTGGCCGGCGTGGCCCGGGTTGAACTGCGGGGTTGGCAGGACATAGTCCCGAGCAAGGCCCAGGCCGCGTATTGCACCGGCTACAGCGTTACCTTGGGGAGCTGA
- a CDS encoding phage tail protein produces the protein MIDSNSQFFAILTAVGEAKQANATALGTPWTFKEMAIGDANGTDPIPNRTQTKLINEWRRAPVNQVRTDPANPNIIITEQVIPPDVGGRWIREIGLLDADGDLVAVANCAPSFKPLLAQGTGKTQVIRMNFIVANTAQIVLKIDPAVVLATRQYVDDSLVAALPADKVAGAYRQVTIDKRGIVVSGTNPTTLSGYGIADAFTKSETSSAIQLSKESIVAAAPVALDTLKKLAGAVGDDPGFSTTVTNALAGKAVKATTLGGYGITDGVTKTDLASAVSNLLPTTGGRLTGSVLLSSDNNDSPEFGWVTPTCDARMDVLNNNVRVFASYGGETSTPLLLSLADRTATVFGNLLWNAGNFDPTRKADKATTLAGYGITDALPANRLIYSPNAPKPTEGAVGTLWLQYEEP, from the coding sequence ATGATCGATTCCAACAGTCAGTTCTTCGCCATCCTCACTGCGGTGGGCGAGGCGAAACAGGCCAACGCCACTGCCCTGGGCACGCCCTGGACCTTCAAGGAAATGGCGATCGGCGATGCCAACGGCACCGACCCCATCCCGAACAGAACCCAGACCAAGCTGATCAACGAATGGCGACGTGCCCCGGTCAATCAGGTGCGTACTGATCCGGCCAACCCCAACATCATCATCACCGAACAGGTGATTCCGCCTGATGTCGGCGGGCGCTGGATCCGTGAAATCGGCCTGCTCGATGCCGACGGCGACCTGGTGGCGGTGGCCAACTGCGCACCGAGCTTCAAGCCCCTGCTGGCCCAGGGTACCGGCAAGACCCAGGTCATCCGCATGAACTTCATCGTCGCCAACACTGCGCAGATCGTGTTGAAGATTGATCCGGCGGTGGTGCTGGCGACTCGTCAATATGTGGATGATTCCCTGGTGGCAGCCCTTCCGGCGGATAAGGTTGCCGGCGCTTATCGGCAAGTCACTATCGATAAGCGAGGCATAGTTGTCAGTGGCACCAACCCCACAACGCTATCCGGTTATGGCATTGCTGATGCATTTACCAAGTCAGAGACCAGTTCAGCCATACAGCTTTCAAAGGAGAGCATCGTAGCGGCGGCGCCTGTTGCACTCGACACACTAAAAAAGCTGGCTGGCGCAGTGGGCGATGACCCTGGCTTTTCAACGACAGTGACGAATGCGCTTGCCGGCAAAGCAGTAAAAGCCACCACTCTCGGTGGATATGGGATTACAGACGGGGTAACAAAAACTGACCTGGCGAGCGCAGTCAGCAATTTGCTTCCCACAACGGGTGGACGGTTGACGGGATCGGTATTGCTGTCGAGTGACAATAACGACTCGCCGGAGTTTGGCTGGGTGACGCCCACCTGTGACGCTCGCATGGATGTTCTAAATAACAACGTGAGGGTTTTTGCAAGTTATGGCGGTGAAACGTCAACACCGCTTCTTTTGAGTCTTGCCGACAGGACCGCCACCGTCTTTGGCAACTTGCTATGGAATGCTGGCAACTTTGACCCGACGCGAAAAGCAGACAAAGCGACCACGCTTGCAGGATATGGCATCACTGATGCTTTACCGGCGAATCGGCTGATCTACTCTCCAAATGCCCCTAAACCCACTGAGGGGGCGGTCGGTACGCTTTGGCTGCAATACGAGGAGCCATGA
- a CDS encoding phage tail assembly chaperone, translating to MNGFKVLSVSATAGTMLVDWGDVTLNHYIPQEILTTPDIDAVALAQVIESMRPAPAVALELPQALHAMVEPSSLGDDERLWRAAQLTTVTWLRDRHYDQLEMKVSTNLSEQQFNELLMYMQSLRDWPQSPHFPQTEHRPAAPFWIAEQTR from the coding sequence GTGAATGGATTTAAAGTTCTCTCTGTGTCGGCGACCGCTGGCACCATGCTTGTCGACTGGGGCGATGTGACGCTGAACCACTACATACCCCAGGAGATTCTGACCACCCCCGACATCGATGCCGTGGCCTTGGCCCAAGTCATCGAGAGTATGCGCCCAGCTCCAGCTGTCGCCTTGGAGTTGCCTCAAGCACTCCACGCAATGGTTGAACCTTCCAGCCTTGGAGACGATGAGCGACTCTGGCGTGCCGCGCAGTTGACGACGGTGACCTGGCTGCGCGATCGCCATTACGATCAGCTTGAAATGAAGGTATCCACCAATCTTTCGGAGCAGCAGTTCAACGAGCTTCTGATGTACATGCAATCCCTACGCGACTGGCCCCAATCTCCACACTTTCCACAAACCGAACACCGCCCCGCAGCTCCATTCTGGATCGCCGAACAAACCCGATAA
- a CDS encoding phage tail protein I, which translates to MTSLLPSNSTLLERALEATNSSDTATMLRTLYNPSTCPVHLLPQLAWAWSVDRWDPRWSETVKRNAIRASFFIHARKGTIGALRRVVEPLGYLIEVVEWWQMAPEGEPATFALKVGVLDTGITEQMYQELTRLIDDARPVSRHMTGLAISLETSGVIGYGAYVDQGEVLDVYPPTPRDIEVIGRYGQIMCIDETDTLDVYS; encoded by the coding sequence ATGACCAGCCTGCTGCCAAGCAACAGCACACTCTTGGAACGCGCCCTGGAGGCGACCAACAGCAGCGACACCGCCACCATGTTGCGCACCCTGTACAACCCCTCGACCTGCCCGGTGCACCTGCTGCCACAGCTGGCCTGGGCCTGGTCGGTGGATCGCTGGGACCCGCGCTGGAGCGAGACGGTCAAGCGCAATGCCATTCGCGCCTCGTTCTTCATCCATGCCCGCAAGGGCACCATCGGCGCTTTGCGCCGTGTGGTGGAACCGCTGGGCTACCTGATTGAAGTGGTCGAGTGGTGGCAGATGGCTCCCGAAGGCGAGCCAGCCACCTTTGCCCTGAAAGTCGGGGTGCTGGATACCGGCATCACCGAACAGATGTACCAGGAACTGACCCGGCTGATCGATGACGCCAGGCCGGTGAGCCGGCACATGACGGGCCTTGCCATCAGCCTGGAAACCTCCGGTGTCATCGGTTACGGCGCTTATGTGGACCAGGGTGAAGTACTCGACGTTTACCCCCCGACCCCTCGCGATATTGAAGTGATCGGCCGTTACGGCCAGATCATGTGCATTGATGAAACAGACACCCTGGATGTGTACTCATGA